The Streptomyces sp. RKAG293 genome includes a region encoding these proteins:
- a CDS encoding TauD/TfdA family dioxygenase: MDLTRLPAAWLRDNCRCAQCRDPRNGQKLFQITDLPTDLAVGEVRAGEAAFEVEWLPDGHRSVYGTRWLASADPADGDGSGDSGDGRTEAGKQLWCAADLDGHLPEAGWEAYLADPAERIRVLESVQRLGFALLRDVPRTERQVLAVAGTFGHVRETNYGTLFDVRVEADPNNLAFTGAAIAPHTDNPYRDPVPTLQLLHCLTNAAVGGDSGLVDGFAAAALLRTEDPAAFEVLARTLVPFRFDDARTALRADRPLIDVDPLGRIREVRFNNRSIGTLRLSREALDSFYRAYRTFGELLSRAELRLDFRLAPGDCLIFDNTRLLHARTAFAESGERHLQGCYADLDGLASTLAVLRRERPLDELADLFDGAGAEQYLGEDVTQAQHMLQAASLAEAAGAAPALVAAALLHDVGHFHGAVSGADLMAGTDNRHSHTGAEWLARWFGPEVTEPVRLHVAAKRYLCAVEPEYFGRLSEASVHTLRVQGGPMSQSEVRDFEAEAFCAEAVRLRRWDEGAKDVRVAAAADFAHYRPLLAGLLR; the protein is encoded by the coding sequence GGTGCGGGCCGGCGAGGCCGCGTTCGAGGTGGAGTGGCTCCCGGACGGCCACCGGTCCGTCTACGGGACCCGGTGGCTCGCCTCGGCGGACCCCGCCGACGGCGATGGCAGCGGGGACAGCGGCGACGGCCGTACCGAGGCCGGCAAGCAGCTGTGGTGCGCCGCCGATCTGGACGGGCACCTGCCCGAAGCCGGCTGGGAGGCGTATCTCGCCGACCCGGCCGAGCGCATACGGGTGCTGGAGTCCGTCCAGCGGCTCGGCTTCGCCCTGCTGCGGGACGTGCCCCGCACCGAACGGCAGGTGCTGGCCGTCGCCGGGACCTTCGGCCATGTCCGCGAGACGAACTACGGCACGCTGTTCGACGTACGCGTCGAGGCGGACCCGAACAACCTCGCCTTCACCGGCGCGGCGATCGCCCCGCACACCGACAATCCGTACCGCGACCCCGTACCGACCCTGCAGCTGCTGCACTGTCTGACGAATGCCGCCGTCGGCGGCGACTCGGGGCTGGTCGACGGCTTCGCCGCCGCCGCGCTGCTGCGCACCGAGGACCCGGCCGCGTTCGAGGTGCTCGCCCGCACCCTGGTGCCCTTCCGCTTCGACGACGCCCGCACCGCGCTGCGCGCCGACCGGCCGCTGATCGACGTGGACCCGCTCGGGCGGATCCGTGAGGTCCGCTTCAACAACCGGTCCATCGGGACGCTGCGGCTGTCGCGGGAGGCGCTGGACTCCTTCTACCGCGCCTACCGGACCTTCGGTGAGCTGCTGTCGCGCGCGGAGCTGCGGCTCGACTTCCGGCTGGCTCCCGGCGACTGCCTCATCTTCGACAACACCCGGCTGCTGCACGCCCGTACCGCGTTCGCCGAGAGCGGCGAGCGTCATCTGCAGGGCTGCTACGCCGACCTCGACGGGCTCGCGAGCACACTCGCCGTGCTGCGCCGGGAGCGGCCGCTCGACGAGCTGGCCGACCTCTTCGACGGCGCGGGCGCCGAGCAGTACCTGGGCGAGGACGTCACCCAGGCCCAGCACATGCTGCAGGCCGCCTCCCTCGCGGAGGCCGCGGGCGCCGCGCCCGCCCTCGTCGCCGCGGCCCTGCTGCACGACGTGGGGCACTTCCACGGGGCGGTGAGCGGCGCGGACCTGATGGCCGGGACCGACAACCGCCACAGCCACACGGGCGCCGAGTGGCTGGCGCGGTGGTTCGGACCTGAGGTGACGGAGCCGGTGCGGCTGCACGTCGCCGCGAAGCGGTATCTGTGCGCGGTGGAACCGGAGTACTTCGGCCGGCTGTCGGAGGCCTCGGTCCACACCCTGCGGGTGCAGGGCGGGCCGATGTCGCAGAGCGAGGTGCGCGACTTCGAGGCCGAGGCCTTCTGCGCCGAGGCGGTGCGGCTGCGCCGGTGGGACGAGGGCGCGAAGGACGTACGGGTGGCGGCCGCCGCGGACTTCGCCCACTACCGGCCTTTGCTGGCAGGGCTGTTGCGGTAG
- a CDS encoding phosphocholine-specific phospholipase C — translation MSALSRLPKTGISRRTLLGSAVATGAAIGTGVLPAGLQQALAEPARQGTLDDVEHVVVLMQENRSFDHYFGTLNGARGYGDSSLLRFPNGSDVLHQRLLGSVGGTSLLPWHLDTATSDAQRIFDLDHSWDGTHSAWANGQYNNWIPAKSWYTMGYYKRQDIPFQYALADAFTLCDQYFCSTMASTNPNRLYLWSGTVDPRGTAGGPVVDNSEKGYTWTTYPERLQAAGISWKVYQQEDNYDDNALAWFKQYQTASKDSPLYVNGMVKRGADDFAQDVANGKLPAVSWVVAPTDQSEHPNHPPAQGADFTSSYVLEALAAHPEVWAKTVVLLNYDENDGFFDHVIPPAAPDGTPDEFINGAPIGLGPRVPMIVISPWSRGGRINSEVFDHTSVLRFLENWTGVREPNISAWRRTVCGDLMSAFDFRTSTTAFPALPDTKKLLADLAEQHKKVLPPLFPPVVQHFPEVEPGDRPVLPTGYRFGSSSRTDAAKGLIWITVDNLGTLGAGLSMYTVNHRKFGAWRYTLPVGGSITDYFSAQAVSGGPYDIDTHGPDGFLRGCKGDVRTWTNPAKAHPEVAAVEAPDGVHLKLTNAGGRPAVFSYPGHQVTVAPGGSATAVVPSAAAGRYDFTVTADTGDGFERRFAGRLQP, via the coding sequence GTGTCCGCCCTCTCCCGCCTGCCCAAAACCGGCATCTCCCGCCGTACGCTGCTGGGTTCGGCCGTCGCCACCGGCGCGGCCATCGGCACCGGCGTTCTGCCCGCCGGCCTGCAGCAGGCGCTGGCCGAGCCCGCACGGCAGGGCACGCTGGACGATGTCGAGCACGTCGTGGTCCTGATGCAGGAGAACCGCTCGTTCGACCACTACTTCGGCACCCTGAACGGCGCCCGCGGCTACGGCGACAGCTCGCTGCTCCGCTTCCCGAACGGCTCCGACGTCCTGCACCAGCGGCTGCTCGGCTCCGTCGGCGGCACCAGCCTGCTGCCCTGGCACCTGGACACCGCCACCTCCGACGCCCAGCGGATCTTCGACCTGGACCACTCCTGGGACGGCACCCACAGCGCCTGGGCCAACGGCCAGTACAACAACTGGATCCCCGCCAAGTCCTGGTACACGATGGGCTACTACAAGCGCCAGGACATCCCCTTCCAGTACGCGCTCGCCGATGCCTTCACCCTCTGCGACCAGTACTTCTGTTCCACCATGGCGTCCACCAACCCCAACCGCCTCTACCTGTGGTCCGGAACGGTCGACCCGCGCGGCACCGCCGGCGGCCCGGTCGTCGACAACAGCGAGAAGGGCTACACCTGGACGACCTACCCGGAGCGCCTGCAGGCCGCGGGCATCTCCTGGAAGGTCTACCAGCAGGAGGACAACTACGACGACAACGCCCTGGCCTGGTTCAAGCAGTACCAGACCGCCTCCAAGGACTCGCCGCTCTACGTGAACGGCATGGTCAAGCGGGGCGCGGACGACTTCGCCCAGGACGTGGCCAACGGGAAACTGCCCGCCGTCAGCTGGGTGGTGGCCCCCACCGACCAGTCGGAGCACCCCAACCACCCGCCGGCCCAGGGCGCCGACTTCACCTCCTCCTACGTGCTGGAAGCCCTCGCCGCCCACCCCGAGGTCTGGGCCAAGACCGTCGTCCTGCTCAACTACGACGAGAACGACGGCTTCTTCGACCACGTCATCCCGCCGGCCGCCCCGGACGGCACCCCGGACGAGTTCATCAACGGCGCGCCCATCGGGCTCGGCCCGCGCGTCCCGATGATCGTCATATCCCCCTGGAGCCGCGGCGGCCGCATCAACTCCGAGGTCTTCGACCACACGTCGGTCCTGCGGTTCCTGGAGAACTGGACGGGGGTGCGCGAGCCCAACATCTCCGCCTGGCGCCGCACCGTCTGCGGCGACCTGATGTCGGCGTTCGACTTCCGGACGTCCACCACGGCGTTCCCCGCGCTGCCCGACACCAAGAAGCTGCTGGCGGACCTGGCCGAGCAGCACAAGAAGGTGCTGCCGCCGCTCTTCCCGCCGGTGGTCCAGCACTTCCCCGAGGTGGAGCCGGGCGACCGCCCGGTGCTGCCCACCGGCTACCGCTTCGGCTCGTCCTCGCGGACCGACGCCGCCAAGGGCCTGATCTGGATCACCGTCGACAACCTCGGCACCCTGGGTGCCGGCCTGTCGATGTACACCGTCAACCACCGCAAGTTCGGCGCCTGGCGCTACACACTGCCGGTGGGCGGCAGCATCACGGACTACTTCAGCGCCCAGGCCGTCAGCGGCGGCCCGTACGACATCGACACCCACGGCCCGGACGGATTCCTGCGCGGCTGCAAGGGCGACGTCCGCACCTGGACCAACCCGGCGAAGGCGCACCCGGAGGTGGCGGCGGTCGAGGCACCGGACGGCGTCCACCTCAAGCTCACCAACGCGGGCGGAAGGCCCGCGGTGTTCAGCTACCCCGGCCACCAGGTGACGGTCGCGCCCGGCGGCTCGGCGACCGCGGTCGTCCCGTCCGCCGCCGCGGGCCGGTACGACTTCACGGTGACGGCGGACACCGGCGACGGTTTCGAGCGCCGCTTCGCGGGACGGCTCCAGCCGTAG
- a CDS encoding GntR family transcriptional regulator, with translation MYRKVAADLRQAIADGAYGSGGRLPAEGELATRYGVSRGTVRQALAVLRADGLVTSRRGTRRVVLGTARVQSFGELLSFTRWARSIGEEPGGRVVEIIRSPADEVEREQLRLEPGAEVYRVLRVRTLSGVPVMVERTVYPEHIGALVEALDPHAVSHTVPLQEQGVLFTDAHHTIDLALADADDARLLGCLVGDPLLRERRRTTDPAGSPVEWSQDRYLPGTVAFTVHNSTAVTSLSRRTGI, from the coding sequence ATGTACCGGAAGGTGGCCGCCGATCTCCGGCAGGCCATCGCCGACGGCGCCTACGGGTCCGGCGGCCGACTGCCGGCCGAGGGCGAACTCGCCACCCGCTACGGCGTCTCGCGCGGCACCGTGCGCCAGGCCCTGGCCGTACTGCGGGCCGACGGACTGGTCACCTCCCGGCGCGGCACCCGCCGTGTCGTGCTGGGCACCGCCCGGGTGCAGAGCTTCGGCGAGCTGCTCAGCTTCACCCGCTGGGCCCGCTCCATCGGCGAGGAGCCCGGCGGCCGGGTGGTGGAGATCATCCGCAGTCCCGCCGACGAGGTCGAACGCGAGCAACTCCGGCTGGAACCGGGCGCCGAGGTCTACCGGGTGCTGCGGGTCCGCACCCTCTCCGGCGTCCCGGTGATGGTGGAGCGCACCGTCTACCCCGAGCACATAGGCGCCCTCGTCGAGGCGCTGGACCCGCACGCGGTCTCGCACACCGTGCCGCTCCAGGAGCAGGGCGTGCTGTTCACCGACGCCCACCACACCATCGACCTGGCCCTCGCCGACGCCGACGACGCCCGGCTGCTCGGCTGCCTGGTGGGCGATCCGCTGCTGCGCGAGCGGCGCCGCACCACCGATCCGGCGGGCTCCCCGGTGGAGTGGTCGCAGGACCGCTACCTGCCGGGAACGGTGGCCTTCACCGTCCACAACTCGACGGCGGTCACCTCACTTTCCCGTCGCACGGGAATCTGA
- a CDS encoding ABC transporter substrate-binding protein — MESLVILPRPRAAGLAGVLAIAALGLSACGAAPTESTAADGKKSAATATSATEMGGMDALVAAAKKEGKLNAIALPRDWANYGALIDGFSKKYGIKVEVENPDASSQIEISAISTRKGQDRAPDVVDLGSAFALSGASQGLFASYKVADYEKIPAAQKDAQARWYYDYGGYVSIGCDAKRVKECPSTFADLLKPQYKGQVALNGNPTKSGSAFGGVYAAAIANKGSFDNIQPGLDFFGQLKKSGNYNPVESTPATVQKGETPISIDWDYLNAGYTDEFKTKNVDWKVSIPSDGVYAQYYAQAVNKDAPHPAAARLWEEYLYSAEGQNLWLKGYARPVLMDALKQAGTLDAAAAAKLPAVAGTPAFPTPAQVDAAKKTVTQGWAKAVS, encoded by the coding sequence ATGGAGAGTCTCGTGATTCTGCCCCGCCCCCGGGCCGCCGGCCTCGCAGGTGTCCTCGCCATAGCTGCGCTCGGCCTCAGTGCCTGTGGCGCAGCACCCACCGAGAGCACGGCGGCCGACGGCAAGAAGAGTGCCGCCACCGCCACCTCCGCCACCGAGATGGGCGGGATGGACGCCCTGGTCGCCGCCGCGAAGAAGGAGGGCAAGCTCAACGCGATCGCCCTGCCGCGCGACTGGGCCAACTACGGCGCGCTCATCGACGGCTTCAGCAAGAAGTACGGCATCAAGGTCGAGGTCGAGAACCCCGACGCCTCCAGCCAGATCGAGATCTCCGCGATCAGCACCCGCAAGGGCCAGGACCGCGCCCCCGACGTCGTCGACCTCGGCAGCGCCTTCGCGCTCAGCGGCGCCTCGCAGGGCCTGTTCGCCTCGTACAAGGTCGCCGACTACGAGAAGATCCCGGCGGCCCAGAAGGACGCACAGGCGCGCTGGTACTACGACTACGGCGGCTACGTCTCGATCGGCTGCGACGCCAAGCGCGTCAAGGAGTGCCCCTCGACCTTCGCGGACCTCCTCAAGCCGCAGTACAAGGGCCAGGTGGCGCTGAACGGCAACCCGACGAAGTCCGGTTCGGCCTTCGGCGGCGTCTACGCGGCGGCCATCGCCAACAAGGGCTCCTTCGACAACATCCAGCCCGGTCTGGACTTCTTCGGACAGCTGAAGAAGTCGGGCAACTACAACCCGGTGGAGTCGACCCCGGCGACCGTCCAGAAGGGCGAGACGCCGATCAGCATCGACTGGGACTACCTCAACGCGGGTTACACCGACGAGTTCAAGACGAAGAACGTCGACTGGAAGGTCTCCATCCCCAGCGACGGCGTCTACGCCCAGTACTACGCGCAGGCCGTGAACAAGGACGCGCCGCACCCGGCCGCCGCCCGCCTGTGGGAGGAGTACCTGTACAGCGCCGAGGGCCAGAACCTGTGGCTCAAGGGCTACGCCCGTCCCGTGCTGATGGACGCCCTCAAGCAGGCCGGCACGCTCGACGCCGCTGCCGCCGCCAAGCTGCCCGCCGTCGCCGGCACCCCGGCCTTCCCGACGCCCGCGCAGGTGGACGCGGCCAAGAAGACCGTCACCCAGGGCTGGGCCAAGGCCGTCTCCTGA
- a CDS encoding ABC transporter permease subunit: MTLKTKAPAGMLAALPLVLFMLVAFGLPAVAMLTGAFSTSSDAPGGAQWTTANLTDSVQGAYLTGLVSSVKLSALSALLAAVLGLPLAQAVVTSRHRALREGVLAASGVLANFGGVPLAFAFIATLGNAGVLTEHLGLTGAGWSLYTFWGLVVVYLYFLLPLMVLAITPALEGLRKQWREAAQNNGATGFQYWRYVALPVLAPSLLGGYVLLFGSAFAAYATAAALGSGSVPLITVQIADALSGNVLVGQGNIALALSLDMVVVAGLVMAVYVPLQRRSARWLD; the protein is encoded by the coding sequence ATGACCCTGAAGACCAAGGCGCCGGCCGGCATGCTGGCGGCGCTGCCACTCGTGCTGTTCATGCTGGTGGCGTTCGGCCTGCCCGCCGTCGCCATGCTGACCGGTGCCTTCAGTACGTCGAGTGACGCGCCCGGCGGCGCGCAGTGGACGACGGCGAACCTCACGGACTCCGTGCAGGGCGCCTACCTCACCGGACTGGTCAGCAGCGTCAAGCTGTCGGCGCTGTCCGCACTGCTCGCCGCCGTGCTCGGACTCCCCCTCGCGCAGGCCGTGGTGACCTCGCGTCACCGCGCCCTGCGCGAGGGTGTCCTCGCGGCGTCCGGCGTGCTCGCCAACTTCGGCGGGGTACCGCTCGCCTTCGCCTTCATCGCCACCCTCGGCAACGCGGGCGTCCTCACCGAGCACCTGGGCCTGACCGGTGCCGGCTGGAGCCTGTACACGTTCTGGGGCCTGGTCGTCGTCTACCTCTACTTCCTGCTGCCGCTGATGGTCCTGGCCATCACCCCGGCGCTGGAGGGCCTGCGCAAGCAGTGGCGCGAGGCCGCGCAGAACAACGGCGCCACCGGCTTCCAGTACTGGCGGTACGTCGCGCTGCCGGTGCTGGCCCCGTCCCTGCTCGGCGGCTACGTGCTGCTCTTCGGCAGCGCCTTCGCCGCCTACGCCACGGCCGCCGCGCTGGGCAGCGGCTCGGTGCCGCTGATCACCGTGCAGATCGCCGACGCGCTGTCCGGCAACGTCCTGGTCGGCCAGGGCAACATCGCGCTCGCGCTCAGCCTGGACATGGTCGTGGTCGCCGGGCTCGTCATGGCGGTCTACGTCCCCCTCCAGCGAAGGAGCGCACGATGGCTCGACTGA
- a CDS encoding ABC transporter permease subunit: MARLTRKPLWRGAVGLLAGLYFLVPVAASVIFTVDVPGQGFTLDAYSGILSADGFTDSLLLTLELAAATIVLVMVLLVPALVAVRLGAPRLRPLLEIICSLPLVVPSVALVSGYSSVLRWGPEHLSRTPLFQTFTAVQDKRFPFVLVLAYTVMALPLAYRALDSGLRAVDVRVLVEAARSCGASAPRAVLQVVLPNLRGALLNASFLTLALVLGEYTVGALLGYQPFAVWIVNTGGNQAQLSVAVSVLSLVVTWMLLLVFAALGRPRDRSRSLSRSSRRAGRDAAAPAPIAQEVA; this comes from the coding sequence ATGGCTCGACTGACCCGCAAGCCGCTGTGGCGCGGCGCCGTCGGCCTGCTGGCCGGCCTGTACTTCCTGGTCCCGGTGGCCGCCTCGGTGATCTTCACCGTGGATGTCCCGGGCCAGGGCTTCACCCTGGACGCGTACAGCGGCATCCTCAGCGCGGACGGCTTCACCGACAGCCTGCTGCTCACCCTGGAGCTGGCCGCCGCGACCATCGTCCTGGTGATGGTGCTGCTGGTCCCGGCGCTCGTCGCGGTGCGTCTCGGCGCTCCCCGGCTGCGGCCGCTCCTGGAGATCATCTGCTCGCTGCCACTGGTGGTCCCGTCGGTGGCGCTGGTCTCCGGCTACAGCAGTGTGCTGCGCTGGGGACCGGAACACCTCTCGCGCACCCCGCTGTTCCAGACGTTCACCGCCGTACAGGACAAGCGGTTCCCGTTCGTCCTGGTCCTCGCCTACACGGTGATGGCGCTGCCGCTCGCCTACCGGGCGCTGGACTCCGGGCTGCGCGCGGTCGACGTCCGCGTTCTCGTGGAGGCCGCGCGCAGCTGCGGCGCGAGCGCGCCGCGGGCCGTCCTGCAGGTGGTGCTGCCCAACCTTCGCGGTGCGCTGCTGAACGCGTCCTTCCTGACCCTCGCGCTGGTCCTCGGCGAGTACACCGTCGGCGCCCTGCTCGGGTACCAGCCGTTCGCGGTGTGGATCGTCAACACCGGAGGCAACCAGGCGCAGTTGTCGGTGGCCGTCTCGGTGCTGAGCCTGGTGGTCACCTGGATGCTGCTGCTGGTGTTCGCCGCCCTGGGCCGGCCCCGCGACCGGTCCCGTTCCCTGTCCCGCTCTTCCCGCCGGGCCGGCCGCGACGCGGCCGCTCCCGCACCCATCGCACAGGAGGTGGCATGA
- a CDS encoding ABC transporter ATP-binding protein, with amino-acid sequence MDPADSTTATTVEFRALRKSFGATVALDGLDLTARPGELLALLGPSGCGKTTALRMLAGFERPDSGQVLVDGQDISGVPAHRRDAGMVFQSYSLFPHLTAADNVAFGLKMRRTGAAERRKRAHELLELVGLPQHADRFPHQLSGGQQQRVALARALALRPKVLLLDEPLSALDAKVRVTLREEIRRLQQELRITTVFVTHDQEEALSTADRVAVMRDGRLEQVAAPAELYDNPATAFVAEFVGTMNRLPGVMADGDVEVLGQRLPVRGAAPAQGPVDVLVRPEALEATADADGRSRVLTAAFHGSVTRLTLSLPDGATVKADVPSHRAATLPAGATVTVTLPQRPVLVDGPTA; translated from the coding sequence ATGGACCCCGCCGACTCCACGACGGCCACCACCGTCGAGTTCCGCGCGCTCCGCAAGTCGTTCGGCGCCACCGTGGCGCTCGACGGCCTGGACCTGACCGCCCGTCCCGGTGAGCTGCTCGCGCTGCTCGGCCCGTCCGGCTGCGGCAAGACCACGGCGCTGCGGATGCTGGCCGGCTTCGAACGGCCCGACTCCGGCCAGGTCCTGGTCGACGGCCAGGACATCAGCGGGGTGCCCGCGCACCGCCGCGACGCCGGGATGGTCTTCCAGTCGTACAGCCTCTTCCCGCACCTGACGGCCGCCGACAACGTCGCGTTCGGCCTGAAGATGCGGCGGACCGGCGCCGCCGAGCGCCGCAAGCGCGCCCATGAGCTGCTGGAGCTCGTCGGGCTGCCGCAGCATGCCGACCGCTTCCCGCACCAGCTCTCCGGCGGCCAGCAGCAGCGCGTGGCGCTCGCCCGCGCGCTGGCGCTGCGGCCCAAGGTGCTGCTGCTGGACGAACCGCTGTCGGCGCTGGACGCCAAGGTCCGGGTGACGCTGCGCGAGGAGATCAGGCGGTTGCAGCAGGAGCTGCGGATCACCACCGTCTTCGTCACGCACGACCAGGAGGAGGCGCTGTCGACGGCCGACCGGGTCGCGGTGATGCGCGACGGCCGGCTGGAGCAGGTCGCGGCCCCCGCCGAGCTGTACGACAACCCCGCGACCGCGTTCGTCGCCGAGTTCGTCGGCACCATGAACCGGCTGCCGGGCGTCATGGCGGACGGTGACGTGGAGGTGCTCGGACAGCGGCTGCCGGTGCGCGGCGCCGCCCCGGCGCAGGGCCCGGTGGACGTCCTGGTCCGGCCGGAGGCCCTGGAGGCCACCGCGGACGCGGACGGCCGCTCCCGGGTGCTCACCGCCGCCTTCCACGGCTCGGTCACCCGCCTCACCCTGTCGCTGCCGGACGGTGCGACGGTCAAGGCGGACGTGCCCAGCCACCGCGCGGCCACCCTGCCGGCCGGCGCGACCGTCACCGTGACCCTCCCGCAGCGCCCCGTGCTCGTCGACGGACCCACCGCGTGA